Proteins co-encoded in one Aspergillus fumigatus Af293 chromosome 6, whole genome shotgun sequence genomic window:
- a CDS encoding Zn(II)2Cys6 transcription factor: MRIGRGCERCRHRHIRCTIRKGASSCNPCSRLGRMCRLDPPFRFRTVHHVYQKSHGTASKFDLVWDPHQTWVKTPTSLTFVLESADDSAEWEETDVPQDSHDEAPPSEPIPETPKAVLPDISSLIIPGSTKPYDSVTENHPLDLPAPTPSIPDETQLILPSSTAISPTALNSIVSPLASTVWTEQTSSWSPISPRAINSPKLSSREAYLLRSFISKIAPWTDICDSRSHFSTEVPRRALEVPMVLKAILALAARLDAILSGASDWEAAEYHGQCLELLIAALAQPEDTYDDNLLITVVILRIYEELESSNDEKYHLFGSNRLLNTMSRSASSGGLAEAVSWQFLRQAIYASVVQYQPMQLDLENYERSAVFHRRDDAAYANVIIYLCARILQGGGAYTRGMDEETWRQLSDSVEQWHREKPVSWQPLKYKPANIAENRPFPEIWMMSPPAVVGMQYYHTSCIFLTLSNRHWQAASDYELARLQRVVEVRLF; encoded by the exons ATGAGGATCGGAAGGGGCTGCGAGCGCTGTCGCCATCGTCATATTCGGTGCACCATACGGAAAGGAGCATCGTCCTGTAATCCCTGCTCCCGCTTGGGACGGATGTGTCGGCTCGATCCACCATTTCGGTTTCGAACTGTTCATCACGTCTATCAAAAAAGCCATGGGACCGCGTCGAAATTCGATCTCGTGTGGGATCCGCATCAGACTTGGGTGAAGACTCCGACGTCAT TGACGTTTGTACTTGAATCGGCAGATGATTCTGCAGAATGGGAAGAGACAGATGTGCCGCAAGACTCTCACGATGAAGCGCCGCCTTCAGAACCGATTCCAGAAACACCTAAAGCTGTATTGCCGGACATATCGTCTCTAATCATACCAGGATCAACAAAGCCTTACGATTCAGTAACTGAAAATCACCCGCTGGACCTCCCAGCACCGACCCCATCAATACCTGACGAGACCCAACTGATACTTCCCTCATCTACTGCCATCTCGCCAACGGCACTAAATAGCATAGTATCTCCTTTGGCGTCAACAGTCTGGACAGAGCAGACATCCTCCTGGAGTCCGATAAGCCCCCGGGCAATCAATTCGCCAAAGCTGTCCTCTCGCGAAGCATACTTGTTACGTTCATTCATCTCCAAGATAGCTCCTTGG ACTGACATCTGCGACTCACGTTCTCATTTTTCGACCGAGGTACCTCGCCGGGCACTAGAAGTGCCTATGGTCCTCAAGGCAATTCTAGCTCTCGCAGCCAGACTCGACGCCATCCTATCAGGCGCTAGCGACTGGGAAGCGGCCGAATATCACGGCCAATGCTTGGAACTCTTGATCGCTGCACTGGCGCAGCCGGAGGATACCTACGATGACAACCTCCTTATCACAGTTGTGATTCTACGCATCTACGAGGAACTGGAAAGCAGCAACGACGAAAAGTACCATTTGTTCGGCTCAAACCGTCTCCTCAACACCATGTCCAGATCGGCGTCATCCGGGGGCCTAGCCGAAGCCGTGAGCTGGCAGTTCCTGCGGCAGGCGATATATGCATCTGTCGTCCAGTATCAACCCATGCAATTGGACCTGGAGAACTATGAGCGCTCGGCTGTCTTTCACCGGCGAGACGATGCTGCGTAtgccaatgtcatcatctACCTCTGTGCTCGGATTCTTCAGGGCGGAGGAGCGTACACCCGTGGcatggacgaggagacaTGGCGTCAACTCTCCGATAGCGTTGAGCAATGGCATCGAGAAAAGCCAGTCAGTTGGCAACCGTTGAAGTACAAGCCGGCGAACATTGCGGAGAATCGACCATTTCCTGAGATCTGGATGATGTCTCCGCCAGCAG TGGTCGGAATGCAGTACTATCACACCTCGTGTATCTTTCTCACTCTGTCAAATCGACACTGGCAAGCCGCTAGTGACTATGAGCTGGCCCGTTTGCAGCGTGTAGTAGAGGTAAGATTGTTCTGA
- a CDS encoding ribosome biosynthesis protein RRB1 — protein sequence MSKRAADASEEHSAALKAGERPVADDIPDEVGEFEDEFEDEFESEDEILEAGVDGRPDAEREEEEKDAMEVDKQTFIPGRTKLAPGEVLSPDPSTYDMLHTLSTPWPCLSFDIVRDSLGDNRKTYPATVYAVSGTQAAGGRAKENELLVIKMSGLSKMEKENETDSESDSDSDDDSDEPILESKSIPLGSTTNRIRAHQTPSQSADYSRPPQTITATMLENSQVVIHDVTPHLTSFDVPGTVLSPSASKPLSTLRMHKSEGYALDWSPLQPLGKLLTGDNDGLIYVTTRTEGGGWVTDTRPFTGHTSSVEELQWSPNERNVFASASSDGSVKVWDVRSKSRKPAVDVKVSNTDVNVMSWSKQTFHLLATGADDGQWAVWDLRHWKPNASAPSSQIKASPVAAFDFHREPVTSIEWHPTDDSVVAVGSADNTVTLWDLAVELDEEENREAGLAEVPPQLLFVHYMESVKEIHWQAQMPGTIMATGSSGFGVFKTISV from the exons ATGTCCAAAAGAGCTGCCGACGCGTCCGAGGAGCACTCGGCCGCTCTCAAGGCCGGAGAGCGGCCGGTGGCCGATGACATTCCGGACGAGGTGGGGGAGTTCGAAGATGAGTTTGAGGACGAATTCGAGAGTGAGGACGAGATTTTGGAAGCAGGTGTCGATGGAAGACCTGACGCAGAgcgcgaagaagaggagaaag ACGCTATGGAGGTTGACAAACAGACATTCATCCCTGGAAGAACAAAACTGGCTCCTGGAGAGGTATTGTCTCCGGATCCGTCTACTTACGACATGTTACACACGCTCAGCACACCATGGCCTTGTCTCTCATTTGACATTGTGCGCGATTCCCTTGGCGACAACCGAAAGACATACCCCGCCACGGTCTACGCTGTTTCTGGTACACAAGCGGCGGGAGGACGAGCAAAGGAGAACGAACTGCTGGTGATCAAGATGAGCGGTCTGAGCaagatggagaaagagaacgAGACAGACTCGGAGAGTGATTCGGATTCAGACGATGATTCTGATGAGCCGATTCTCGAGTCGAAGAGTATTCCTCTCGGTTCAACAACGAACAGAATCCGCGCACACCAGACCCCTTCCCAGTCCGCCGACTACTCCAGGCCGCCACAGACCATTACAGCGACCATGCTCGAAAACTCCCAGGTCGTCATCCACGATGTGACTCCTCATCTGACCAGCTTCGACGTCCCTGGCACAGTATTGTCGCCGTCGGCCTCCAAGCCGCTTTCAACCCTGCGCATGCACAAATCCGAGGGTTACGCTCTGGACTGGTCCCCACTCCAGCCGCTTGGAAAGCTGTTGACCGGTGACAATGACGGATTAATCTACGTTACCACCCGCacagaaggaggaggctgGGTTACAGACACCCGGCCATTCACCGGCCACACATCCTCCGTCGAAGAACTACAATGGTCACCAAATGAGCGAAATGTGTTCGCTTCCGCCAGCAGCGACGGAAGCGTGAAAGTCTGGGACGTCCGGTCGAAGTCACGCAAGCCCGCCGTCGACGTCAAGGTCTCCAACACAGACGTCAATGTCATGAGCTGGTCGAAGCAGACgttccatcttcttgccaCAGGTGCTGATGATGGACAATGGGCTGTCTGGGATTTGAGACACTGGAAGCCGAATGCGTCCGCTCCCTCATCTCAGATCAAAGCATCCCCAGTCGCGGCTTTCGACTTCCATCGTGAGCCCGTCACCAGTATCGAATGGCACCCCACAGACGACAGTGTTGTTGCTGTCGGTTCTGCCGATAATACCGTCACTCTCTGGGATCTGGCTGTGGagcttgatgaagaagagaatcgCGAAGCTGGCCTGGCCGAAGTGCCTCCCCAGCTGTTGTTCGTTCATTACATGGAGTCTGTGAAGGAGATTCATTGGCAGGCCCAGATGCCTGGTACCATCATGGCAACAGGCAGCTCCGGATTCGG TGTCTTCAAGACTATCAGTGTGTAA
- a CDS encoding Spg1/Tem1 GTP-binding protein, with amino-acid sequence MDVPQPVPGVPDVAETGRQQNLEISGPELAATGESMGPPEFHNGYSSDSRAHYTSHNGGFDSPSTHVSRNQENDQSRVTESPTLTQQPRPPSSSRPGSGLSSGPEQRQGISQTSQDVSQRPPSQPTKNSVVIKVGMVGDAQIGKTSLMVKYVEGSWDEDYIQTLGVNFMEKTISIRNTEITFSIWDLGGQREFVNMLPLVCNDAVAILFMFDLTRKSTLNSIKEWYRQGRGFNKTAIPFLVGTKYDHFVNFPREDQEEISIQKMTRHVLMISQAKRFAKAMKASLIFSSTSHSINVQKIFKIVLAKAFDLKCTIPEIENIGEPLLLYKNKWYDSLGSIKLALLLLWTPQAPAAKALWGQDPEVGENTCDSPMGARNQLRWFFDQMQSKE; translated from the exons ATGGATGTACCGCAGCCTGTGCCTGGTGTCCCGGATGTCGCAGAAACCGGTCGCCAACAGAATCTTGAGATCTCTGGTCCCGAACTGGCGGCTACGGGGGAGTCAATGGGACCTCCGGAGTTTCACAATGGATACAGCAGCGACTCTCGCGCTCACTACACCTCACATAATGGCGGTTTCGATTCCCCATCCACACATGTATCTCGGAACCAGGAGAATGATCAGTCTCGAGTTACTGAATCTCCAACATTAACCCAACAACCACGCccgccgtcatcatcgaggCCGGGTTCCGGATTGTCTAGCGGCCCTGAACAGCGACAAGGAATATCTCAAACATCTCAAGATGTCAGTCAGAGACCACCATCTCAACCGACGAAAAATAGTGTGGTGATCAAGGTTGGAATGGTTGGGGATGCTCAAATTGGCAAGACAAGTTTGATGGTCAAGTATGTGGAGGGCAGCTGGGACGAAGACTATATCCAGACTTTGG GGGTGAATTTCATGGAAAAAACAATCTCCATCAGGAACACGGAGATCACTTTCTCGATCTGGGATCTGGGCGGTCAACGCGAATTCGTCAATATGCTTCCGCTTGTGTGCAATGACGCCGTTGCGATTCTGTTTATGTTTGACCTCACCCGCAAGAGCACATTGAATTCCATCAAGGAATGGTACCGGCAGGGCCGTGGATTCAACAAGACAGCTATTCCTTTCCTGGTCGGCACCAAGTATGACCATTTCGTCAATTTTCCtcgagaagaccaagaagagatTTCCATTCAG AAGATGACCAGGCATGTGCTGATGATTTCTCAGGCTAAGAGATTCGCCAAAGCGATGAAGGCGAGTTTGATCTTCAGCAGTACCAGTCACAGCATCAACGTGCAAAAG ATCTTTAAGATTGTCCTTGCCAAAGCCTTTGATCTGAAATGCACCATTCCCGAGATCGAAAACATTGGCGAGCCTCTCTTACTCTATAAGAAT AAGTGGTACGATT CCTTGGGTAGCATCAAACTCGCCCTTTTGTTGCTATGGACACCTCAGGCACCAGCTGCCAAAGCCTTGTGGGGTCAGGATCCTGAGGTGGGGGAAAACACATGTGATTCGCCCATGGGCGCCAGGAACCAGTTGCGTTGGTTCTTCGATCAGATGCAGTCAAAGGAATAA